In the Methylophilus sp. 5 genome, one interval contains:
- a CDS encoding ShlB/FhaC/HecB family hemolysin secretion/activation protein yields the protein MNLKSPLLWMSVLACAMSQAIFAEEQPDLVMAEVAPANAAADELTFNVFEFQVDGNTVLNSAAIEQTVYPFMGEQKTIQDVEQARSALEKAYQEAGYLTVSVSIPQQEVDQGVVRLQVTEGKVDRLQVVDAQYHTLSEIKSRAPQFAEGSVPHFPTAQKELGTLNRNQNRQVTPVLRPGKSPGTVEIDLQVKDKLPLHANIELNDRYSPNTTELRLNAGVKYENLFQKDHSLGLNLQVSPEDTNEVKVLSGTYVIPRLNGDYFAAYAVVSDSNIAAVGDINVIGKGYILGARYIHPLPLADGFYHSLTFGMDYKEFKETLFLPSTDPTSPGPLTSKTPISYWATSIGYDTNIQSAYGQTQTSMVLNMAPRLMGNSDAEFDLKRDKAKANFFYVRADAKHLYTFASGWALQAKVAAQLASDPLISTEQFTIGGVESVRGYLESSRLGDSGISGSAELRTPPLASAFKASPFADYIKEMYAYTFMDAGRVQVKNSAGLEPFYELYSAGLGFKLKTTTGWFSYLDYAQAMNDAPLVKHGDYRLHFRVGYEW from the coding sequence TTGAATTTGAAATCCCCACTGCTATGGATGTCTGTGCTGGCGTGTGCCATGTCTCAGGCCATCTTTGCTGAAGAACAGCCTGACTTGGTCATGGCGGAGGTTGCGCCCGCAAATGCCGCTGCAGACGAGCTCACGTTTAATGTATTTGAGTTTCAGGTGGATGGTAATACCGTGCTCAATAGTGCTGCCATTGAGCAAACGGTTTATCCATTTATGGGGGAACAAAAGACCATACAGGATGTTGAGCAGGCAAGGTCTGCACTTGAGAAAGCCTATCAGGAGGCTGGCTATTTGACCGTCTCCGTCAGTATTCCACAGCAAGAAGTGGATCAAGGTGTTGTGCGTTTGCAGGTCACTGAGGGCAAGGTTGATCGTTTGCAGGTGGTGGATGCGCAGTATCACACCCTGAGTGAAATCAAGTCACGCGCACCGCAGTTTGCCGAAGGTTCGGTACCGCACTTTCCAACAGCACAAAAAGAGCTAGGTACGCTTAATCGTAACCAGAACCGTCAGGTGACGCCGGTTCTGCGTCCTGGCAAGTCGCCGGGTACCGTTGAGATTGATTTGCAAGTCAAAGACAAGCTGCCTTTACATGCCAACATAGAGTTGAATGACCGCTACTCACCCAACACGACAGAGTTACGCCTGAATGCCGGCGTTAAATATGAGAACCTGTTCCAGAAAGACCATAGTCTGGGGCTGAATCTTCAGGTGTCGCCGGAAGATACCAACGAGGTCAAGGTGCTTTCTGGCACTTATGTGATTCCACGCTTGAATGGCGATTACTTTGCCGCTTATGCGGTGGTGTCAGACAGTAATATCGCGGCTGTAGGTGATATTAACGTGATTGGTAAGGGCTATATTCTTGGGGCAAGATATATTCATCCACTACCGCTGGCCGATGGTTTTTATCATAGCCTGACATTTGGCATGGACTATAAAGAATTTAAAGAAACTTTGTTTTTGCCAAGCACTGATCCGACATCACCAGGCCCTTTAACCTCCAAGACGCCAATTAGTTATTGGGCGACCTCAATCGGCTATGACACCAATATCCAGTCAGCTTATGGCCAGACACAAACCAGCATGGTGTTGAATATGGCGCCGCGTTTAATGGGCAACAGCGACGCTGAGTTTGATCTCAAGCGGGATAAAGCCAAAGCCAATTTTTTCTATGTGCGCGCAGATGCCAAGCATCTTTATACCTTTGCTTCCGGCTGGGCATTGCAAGCCAAGGTGGCCGCGCAGCTGGCCAGTGATCCGCTCATTTCAACCGAGCAGTTCACCATTGGCGGTGTGGAGTCAGTACGTGGTTATCTGGAGTCCAGCCGTTTAGGGGATAGCGGTATTTCCGGCTCTGCTGAGCTACGCACACCACCGCTTGCGAGCGCGTTTAAAGCCTCACCATTTGCTGACTATATCAAAGAAATGTATGCCTACACCTTTATGGATGCTGGTCGTGTGCAAGTCAAAAATTCAGCCGGGCTGGAGCCTTTTTACGAATTGTATTCTGCTGGTTTGGGCTTCAAGTTGAAGACCACAACCGGCTGGTTCTCTTACCTCGATTATGCGCAGGCCATGAATGATGCGCCCCTGGTCAAGCATGGAGATTACAGGCTGCACTTTCGTGTTGGCTATGAATGGTAA
- a CDS encoding PEP-CTERM sorting domain-containing protein, whose protein sequence is MKFQVKALVAALALTVSGVASAASVPASGNGSLFLTIFDRTTSSALVIDTGSFYSTLNEIGTDVADSGFDGASATLTFDLSSNSAFQSFISSANLSTTYYNVFAGDTLGAGAAAGARGMISSYDTTYFDPTNEQALAISKSPLVTAVGAFNQLVYQNNDPFTYFANDNNGYQGPTSIALVGSEMSLYQTVQKATNGAGTNFLYDNTKVTFSQAGLLTISSVAVATPVPEPENFALLALGMGVVAAAARRRKSAK, encoded by the coding sequence ATGAAATTTCAAGTAAAAGCATTGGTTGCTGCATTGGCCTTAACAGTATCTGGCGTGGCCAGCGCGGCTAGCGTTCCAGCAAGTGGTAATGGTTCTTTGTTTTTGACCATTTTTGATCGTACAACGAGCTCAGCGTTGGTGATTGATACAGGTTCTTTCTACAGCACTTTGAATGAAATCGGTACTGATGTTGCTGATTCTGGCTTTGATGGCGCAAGCGCGACACTGACATTTGATCTGAGCTCAAACTCAGCTTTTCAGTCATTTATTAGCAGTGCCAACCTGAGCACTACTTACTACAACGTGTTTGCTGGTGACACCTTGGGTGCTGGCGCTGCAGCTGGTGCACGTGGCATGATTTCTTCATACGACACGACTTATTTCGATCCTACCAATGAGCAGGCACTTGCTATTTCCAAGTCACCACTGGTGACTGCAGTTGGTGCTTTTAACCAACTGGTTTACCAGAACAACGACCCATTCACATACTTTGCGAATGATAACAATGGTTATCAAGGCCCAACATCTATCGCTTTGGTAGGCAGTGAAATGAGCCTGTACCAAACCGTGCAAAAAGCAACTAACGGTGCGGGCACTAACTTCCTGTACGACAACACTAAAGTGACATTCTCACAAGCTGGTTTGTTGACGATCTCTTCTGTAGCCGTGGCTACACCAGTACCAGAACCAGAAAACTTCGCTTTGCTGGCTTTGGGGATGGGTGTTGTTGCCGCAGCTGCACGTCGTCGTAAATCTGCAAAATAA
- a CDS encoding helix-turn-helix transcriptional regulator codes for MNNKLVVLQLASIAQEARLEIFRLLVQAGPEGLAAGSIGESLAIPPSTLSFHLKELSHAGLISSKPVSRFIYYSANYAAMESLLGYLTENCCAGAQRCCPESLCESK; via the coding sequence ATGAATAATAAATTAGTGGTTTTACAGTTGGCCTCTATTGCGCAGGAAGCGCGCTTGGAGATATTTAGACTCTTAGTGCAGGCAGGGCCTGAGGGGCTTGCGGCTGGCAGTATTGGTGAGTCACTCGCCATCCCGCCGAGTACACTGTCGTTTCATTTAAAAGAGTTGAGTCATGCGGGTTTGATCAGCTCAAAACCAGTCAGCCGTTTTATTTATTACTCGGCGAATTATGCCGCGATGGAAAGTTTGCTTGGCTATCTGACCGAGAACTGTTGCGCGGGTGCGCAGCGCTGTTGCCCGGAATCACTCTGCGAAAGCAAATAA
- a CDS encoding ArsI/CadI family heavy metal resistance metalloenzyme — MKRMHLHVSVEDLSQSIGFYTHLFGAAPSVAKPDYAKWMLNDPLVNFAISQRGAKPGLDHIGVQVETEAELAEIKTRLEQAEMGILTEEGTTCCYAKSDKHWVQDPSGIAWETYRTLDSAPTFNNHDSTEKSNAACCVPAPQKVQFIARNKP; from the coding sequence ATGAAAAGAATGCATCTACATGTCTCAGTAGAAGACTTATCGCAAAGCATAGGCTTTTATACACATTTGTTTGGCGCGGCGCCCTCGGTGGCAAAACCGGATTACGCCAAATGGATGCTGAATGATCCATTGGTCAATTTTGCGATTAGCCAGCGTGGCGCCAAGCCTGGCCTCGATCATATCGGCGTTCAGGTAGAAACAGAAGCGGAACTGGCAGAGATAAAAACCAGACTTGAGCAGGCAGAGATGGGCATATTGACTGAGGAAGGCACCACCTGCTGCTACGCCAAATCGGACAAACATTGGGTGCAGGATCCGTCAGGCATCGCCTGGGAGACATATCGCACCCTGGATAGTGCGCCGACCTTTAATAATCATGACTCAACAGAAAAGAGCAACGCAGCCTGTTGCGTCCCTGCACCGCAAAAAGTGCAGTTTATTGCCAGAAACAAACCCTGA